One genomic segment of Oncorhynchus mykiss isolate Arlee chromosome 10, USDA_OmykA_1.1, whole genome shotgun sequence includes these proteins:
- the cfap300 gene encoding cilia- and flagella-associated protein 300 → MASETKFSFNLLPTKTFSFLQDKSTLQLLMKWSMLGRISAQAFSFDQNFYPYNSHDFTLSFFRDPCVLTNLRKMEAGAWVTLEGEVVCVQAEVVPCSKVSMEMFDPLYSSGIITSSGHITKCFHDTHPDYDLLRQMLQEDGSEEYGVMERREFLFLVFKHMTLGGELCQYEDTINPYIDTTRTIYRDLVSVQKNPESKEISVVSTVIKVSALDASGVCYPAREEEDQSFSYLIVNPFRRHVYVFYHCYGVGAFTL, encoded by the exons ATGGCATCTGAGACTAAGTTTTCCTTCAACCTCCTCCCAACCAAGACATTTTCCTTCCTTCAGGACAAAAGCACACTACAACTACTCATGAAATG gtccaTGCTAGGGCGCATCTCAGCCCAGGCCTTCAGCTTTGACCAGAACTTCTACCCATACAACAGCCACGACTTTACTCTg agtttcTTCAGAGACCCCTGTGTGCTGACCAACCTCAGGAAGATGGAGGCTGGAGCCTGGGTTACTCTGG agggtGAGGTGGTGTGTGTACAGGCAGAGGTAGTGCCGTGCAGTAAGGTCAGTATGGAGATGTTTGACCCTCTCTACTCCAGTGGAATCATCACATCCTCTGGACACATCACCAAATGTTTCCATGACACACACCCTGACTACGACCTACTGAGACAG atgctgCAGGAGGATGGCAGTGAGGAGtatggagtgatggagagaagagagttcCTGTTCCTAGTGTTTAAACACATGACTCTGGGAGGAGAGCTGTGTCAGTATGAAGATACCATCAACCCCTACATAGACACCACCAGAACCATTTATAGGGATCTGGTCAG TGTTCAGAAGAATCCAGAGAGCAAGGAGATCAGTGTGGTTTCCACTGTCATCAAAGTCTCTGCTTTG GATGCATCCGGTGTGTGTTACCCAGCCAGAGAAGAAGAGGATCAGTCATTCTCCTACCTCATAGTGAACCCCTTCAGAAGACATGTCTATGTGTTCTACCACTGTTATGGAGTAGGCGCCTTCACACTGtaa